The following coding sequences lie in one Arachis hypogaea cultivar Tifrunner chromosome 9, arahy.Tifrunner.gnm2.J5K5, whole genome shotgun sequence genomic window:
- the LOC112710273 gene encoding factor Xa inhibitor BuXI, which translates to MKATTTTNVFAIFILFAFISIHLPSLATAELVDTDGNLLENGGLYFILPVFRGNGGGIGRISTGNETCPLTVVQQRSEVDNGSPIIISSPLKIPFLREGFSLDLSFSAVPFCTPTPSKWTLVKGLLEGEGATVKLTGFYENEMQGWFEIRKTLDAFKLTFCASSNNNCMDIGVKRDDVGNRLLVATEDNPFVVMFKKATSSYSA; encoded by the coding sequence atgaaggcTACAACCACCACCAATGTCTTCGCCATTTTCATTCTCTTTGCTTTCATCTCCATCCACCTACCTTCTTTAGCCACGGCTGAGTTGGTCGACACAGACGGCAACCTTCTCGAAAACGGCGGCTTATACTTCATCCTCCCAGTTTTTCGAGGCAACGGTGGCGGAATAGGCCGAATATCAACCGGAAACGAAACGTGTCCACTAACCGTTGTCCAACAACGCTCCGAAGTGGACAACGGATCACCAATTATAATTTCATCTCCATTGAAAATTCCTTTTCTCCGTGAAGGATTTTCTTTGGACCTGTCCTTTTCAGCTGTTCCTTTCTGTACTCCTACTCCTTCCAAGTGGACCCTCGTTAAGGGTCTACTCGAAGGAGAAGGAGCCACGGTGAAACTCACCGGTTTTTACGAGAACGAGATGCAGGGTTGGTTTGAGATAAGGAAAACCTTGGATGCCTTTAAACTTACCTTCTGTGCTTCTTCAAATAATAATTGCATGGATATTGGGGTTAAACGTGATGATGTGGGAAATAGGCTTTTGGTTGCAACGGAAGATAACCCTTTTGTGGTTATGTTTAAGAAAGCTACGTCGTCTTATTCTGCTTGA